In the genome of Apodemus sylvaticus chromosome 2, mApoSyl1.1, whole genome shotgun sequence, one region contains:
- the LOC127677392 gene encoding 60S ribosomal protein L29-like: MAKSKNHITQNQSHEWHRNGIKKPQLQRYKSLRGADPKFLRNMHFAKKHNKKSLKKMQANTAKAVSACTKAIKAPVKPQAIKPKMPKGPSRKLCCLAFIAHPKLGKQIQSYMAKGHRLCQPKPKVQTKAEVKSPAKAQASALAQAPKGAQSPVKSP, encoded by the coding sequence ATGGCCAAGTCCAAGAACCACATAACACAAAACCAGTCCCATGAATGGcacagaaatggcatcaagaaaccCCAGTTACAAAGATACAAATCTCTTAGGGGAGCTGaccccaagttcctgaggaacatgCACTTTGCCAAGAAGCACAACAAGAAGAGTctgaagaagatgcaggccaACACTGCAAAGGCAGTGAGTGCATGCACAAAGGCCATCAAGGCCCCTGTGAAGCCTCAGGCCATCAAgcccaagatgccaaagggccccAGCCGCAAACTCTGCTGCCTGGCTTTCATCGCTCACCCCAAGCTTGGGAAGCAGATTCAAAGCTACATGGCCAAGGGGCATAGGCTCTGCCAACCAAAGCCCAAGGTCCAAACCAAGGCAGAGGTCAAATCtccagctaaggcccaggcttcagcTCTAGCACAGGCTCCCAAAGGTGCCCAGTCCCCTGTGAAGTCCCCATAG